A DNA window from Polyodon spathula isolate WHYD16114869_AA chromosome 18, ASM1765450v1, whole genome shotgun sequence contains the following coding sequences:
- the wfikkn1 gene encoding WAP, Kazal, immunoglobulin, Kunitz and NTR domain-containing protein, whose translation MTTYVLKQRETWVQLYSISRRGYAMVWSLSSRRVLVSLLLGLAFSTLLVPQTEGASLVSSKPSHLGVCPNQLNSNLWVDAQSTCERECLVDQDCAGFEKCCTNVCGLLSCVAARFSDGSPAQPDSQGGGGGAGAAGRDGSLSCQSFVCSQQGASCDMWEGQPVCKCRDRCEKEPSFTCASDGLTYFNRCYMDAEACIRGATLTVVTCRYHLAWPHTSPIPVDTTAHPTPTSAQEDPLPPALYNNPRHQSVYLGGTVSFHCDVVGNPKPDITWEKQTDHRESLIMRPDQMYGNLVITNIGQLVVYNAQAGDTGIYTCTARNTAGILRADFPLSVIRRTQEETSEDSLESDVNPGTDRPFSPGDCLEEVNRRDCGEKHVDWYYDSKQAACLTFTHRGCQGSRNRFETYEECRVACQWEGMGICSLPAVQGPCKAWEARWAYNSLIKQCQAFAYGGCQGNGNSFHSREECEDSCPQRKGRPCKACKPRGKMVPSLCRSDFAIVGRLTELIEDQDSGIARFSLEEVLRDEKMGLAFFNTRHLEVTLAKVDWRCPCPNVTVEEGPLLVMGEVQDGMAVLQPDSYVRPISDRRLRKIHEVLDKKTCELLQRFQD comes from the exons ATGACTACCTACGTTCTGAAACAGCGTGAGACATGGGTTCAGCTTTATTCCATCAGCCGCCGGGGATATGCAATGGTTTGGAGTTTGTCCAGTCGCAGAGTACTTGTGTCGCTTCTTCTTGGGCTGGCGTTTTCTACTTTATTGGTCCCACAAACAGAAGGCGCTAGCCTCGTTTCATCCAAACCAAGCCACCTCGGTGTTTGTCCCAACCAGCTGAACTCTAACCTGTGGGTTGACGCTCAAAGCACTTGTGAAAGGGAGTGCCTTGTTGACCAG GACTGTGCTGGCTTTGAGAAGTGCTGCACAAATGTGTGTGGTCTGCTGAGCTGTGTGGCAGCTAGATTCTCCGATGGTTCCCCTGCTCAGCCTGACAGCCAGGGTGGAGGAGGTGGGGCTGGAGCAGCAGGCAGAGATGGGAGCTTGAGCTGCCAGAGCTTTGTGTGCAGCCAGCAGGGGGCAAGCTGCGACATGTGGGAGGGCCAGCCTGTCTGCAAGTGCCGGGACCGCTGTGAGAAGGAGCCCAGCTTCACCTGCGCCTCTGACGGCCTTACTTACTTTAACCGTTGCTACATGGATGCTGAAGCCTGCATCCGGGGGGCCACCCTCACTGTGGTTACCTGCCGCTACCACCTGGCCTGGCCCCACACCAGCCCTATACCAGTGGACACCACtgcccaccccacccccacctctgCCCAGGAGGATCCCCTGCCCCCAGCCCTCTACAACAACCCCAGACACCAGTCTGTCTACCTGGGGGGCACTGTTAGCTTCCACTGCGACGTGGTAGGCAACCCCAAGCCCGACATCACCTGGGAGAAGCAGACAGACCATCGCGAGAGCCTGATCATGAGGCCCGACCAGATGTACGGCAACCTGGTGATCACCAACATCGGTCAGCTGGTGGTCTACAATGCCCAGGCTGGAGACACTGGAATCTATACGTGCACTGCCCGTAACACTGCCGGGATCCTCCGCGCAGATTTCCCGCTGTCTGTGATACGGCGTACCCAGGAGGAGACATCAGAGGACAGTCTGGAGAGTGATGTCAACCCTGGGACAGATCGACCCTTCTCCCCCGGGGACTGCCTGGAAGAGGTTAACAGGAGGGATTGTGGGGAGAAGCATGTGGATTGGTACTATGATTCCAAGCAGGCCGCCTGCTTGACGTTCACCCACAGGGGTTGCCAGGGCAGCAGGAACCGTTTTGAGACGTATGAGGAGTGCCGTGTTGCCTGTCAGTGGGAGGGCATGGGCATCTGCTCTCTGCCCGCTGTTCAGGGGCCGTGCAAAGCCTGGGAGGCTCGCTGGGCTTACAACTCTCTGATCAAGCAGTGCCAGGCCTTTGCCTACGGAGGTTGCCAGGGCAACGGCAATAGCTTCCACAGCCGGGAGGAGTGTGAGGACAGCTGCCCCCAGCGAAAGGGCAGGCCCTGCAAAGCCTGCAAGCCCAGGGGCAAGATGGTGCCAAGCTTGTGCCGTAGCGACTTTGCCATTGTGGGCCGGCTGACTGAGCTGATTGAGGACCAGGATTCGGGGATCGCCCGCTTCAGTTTGGAGGAAGTCCTCCGCGATGAGAAGATGGGCCTGGCCTTCTTCAACACCCGCCACCTGGAGGTGACCCTGGCCAAGGTTGACTGGAGATGCCCCTGCCCCAATGTGACTGTGGAAGAGGGCCCCCTGTTGGTCATGGGAGAGGTTCAGGACGGCATGGCCGTGCTCCAGCCCGACAGCTATGTGCGGCCAATAAGCGACCGGCGTCTCAGGAAGATCCATGAGGTGCTGGACAAGAAGACCTGTGAATTGCTACAACGCTTCCAGGACTAG
- the LOC121331012 gene encoding ras-related protein Rab-40C-like translates to MRERMGTQGSPVKSYDYLLKFLLVGDSDVGKVEILGSLQDGSAESPYAYSSGIDYKTTTILLDGRRVKLELWDTSGQGRFCTIFRSYSRGAQGILLVYDITNRWSFDGIDRWIREIDEHAPGVPRILVGNRLHLAFKRQVPTEQARTYAEKNSMTFFEVSPLCNFNVIESFTELSRIVLMRHGMEKFWKPNRVFTLQDLCCRAIVSCTPVHLIDKLPLPVAIKSHLKSFSMANGMNAVMMHGRSYSLANLPGGSKGNSLKRSKSIRPPQSPPQNSARNNCKIS, encoded by the exons ATGCGAGAAAGGATGGGTACTCAAGGCAGCCCCGTCAAGAGCTATGACTATCTACTAAAATTCCTGCTGGTGGGAGACAGCGATGTAGGGAAAGTGGAGATCTTGGGCAGTCTTCAGGACGGGTCGGCTGAGTCCCCCTATGCCTACAGCAGCG GAATTGACTACAAGACCACTACAATCCTCTTGGATGGGAGACGTGTCAAACTGGAACTCTG gGACACATCAGGACAGGGTCGTTTCTGCACCATCTTCAGATCCTATTCCAGAGGGGCGCAG GGAATCCTGTTGGTTTATGACATCACTAACCGCTGGTCCTTTGACGGCATTGACCGTTGGATCCGAGAGATAGACGAG CATGCGCCTGGAGTGCCACGGATCCTTGTAGGAAACCGGCTTCACTTGGCATTCAAGCGTCAGGTGCCAACGGAGCAGGCACGCACCTACGCAGAGAAGAACAGCATGACCTTCTTTGAGGTCAGCCCCCTCTGCAACTTCAATGTCATAGAGTCCTTCACAGAGCTCTCGCGTATTGTCCTGATGCGGCACGGCATGGAGAAGTTCTGGAAACCCAATAGAG TTTTCACCCTGCAGGACCTGTGCTGCCGAGCCATTGTGTCATGTACCCCGGTTCACCTCATCGACAAGCTGCCGCTGCCCGTGGCCATCAAGAGCCATCTCAAGTCCTTCTCCATGGCCAATGGGATGAACGCTGTAATGATGCATGGTCGCTCTTACTCTCTCGCTAACCTGCCGGGGGGCAGCAAGGGGAACAGCCTGAAACGCTCCAAATCCATCAGGCCCCCCCAGAGCCCTCCTCAGAACTCTGCCAGGAACAACTGCAAGATCTCTTAG